One Cicer arietinum cultivar CDC Frontier isolate Library 1 chromosome 8, Cicar.CDCFrontier_v2.0, whole genome shotgun sequence DNA segment encodes these proteins:
- the LOC101504569 gene encoding TLC domain-containing protein At5g14285, producing the protein MGTLLLEGWLVLPFFFMFLSIYLIGYFIVFRNRTLKNRSEFSSCLISLFHGTPAAILGATAVFADSNRGFAAVNTDFQKTVLDYSIAYFITDLLHYVVFFPSDVLFIAHHLATLFVIVTCRHVVSHGAFSVVVLLALAEVTSLCQNIWTLAGACRREDLFAARVYDALSPPFYVMYSIVRGFVGPYFVFRMVMFYASGLAFGLIPTWIWASWAIVVFGAIGVSIMWIYSRWVEFFREXXXXXXXXXXXXERNTSAKLEAKIR; encoded by the coding sequence atgggAACTTTATTGTTAGAAGGTTGGTTAGTTCTCccatttttctttatgtttCTTTCTATTTACCTAATCGGTTACTTCATTGTTTTCCGTAACCGAACCCTAAAGAATCGATCTGAATTTTCAAGCTGCTTGATTTCACTCTTTCACGGCACACCCGCCGCAATTCTCGGCGCAACCGCTGTGTTCGCCGATAGCAACCGCGGCTTCGCCGCTGTCAACACCGATTTCCAGAAAACTGTTCTCGATTATAGCATCGCTTACTTCATAACCGATCTGTTACACTACGTCGTTTTCTTTCCAAGCGACGTTCTCTTTATCGCTCACCATTTAGCCACGCTTTTCGTCATCGTCACGTGCCGTCACGTGGTCTCACACGGCGCTTTCTCCGTCGTGGTTTTGCTTGCTCTCGCTGAAGTCACGAGTTTGTGTCAGAATATATGGACGCTAGCCGGTGCTTGTCGCCGGGAAGATCTGTTTGCCGCTAGGGTTTACGACGCATTGTCGCCGCCGTTTTATGTGATGTATTCTATTGTGAGGGGGTTTGTGGGCCCTTACTTTGTTTTTAGGATGGTAATGTTTTATGCTAGTGGGCTTGCTTTTGGGCTTATTCCTACATGGATTTGGGCTTCTTGGGCTATTGTTGTGTTTGGGGCTATTGGGGTTAGTATTATGTGGATTTACTCTCGTTGGGTTGAATTCTTTAGGGAAAGNNNNNNNNNNNNNNNNNNNNNNNNNNNNNNNNNGGAAAGAAATACTAGTGCCAAATTAGAGGCAAAAATTAGATAG
- the LOC101505083 gene encoding protein NUCLEAR FUSION DEFECTIVE 4-like, translating to MVSFPSNFVGEKWLGFVTAIWVQAICGNNYTFANYSDVLKSLMSLTQMQLNNLSVVKDVGKAFGILSGLVSDRWPTSVILMIGAIMGFIGYGVQWLVVSQRITPLPYWLMCVFMCMGGNSTTWMNTAVLVTCMRNFSKNRGPISGILKGYVGLSTAIFTDICTALFSSDPSKFLLMLTIVPAVICLIASLFLHETKSASTSIEENQETRFFNVFNLIAVTVAVYLLAFDVTGPHEHVLSLVFSIGLLVLLAMPLLVPLYLVMFKTSTTFDREKQTHEPLLEEKVLDENEERSKVEEVETKRKPMIGEEHTIVEMAKTFDFWILFVSFLCGVGTGLCVMNNMGQMGLALGYSDVSLFISFISIWGFFGRILSGSLSEYYIRKSGMPRLVWNAAAQILMVFGYIALAMALPGSLYIGSILVGICYGVRLTITPAAASELFGLKYYGLLYNILILNLPIGSFIFSGLIAGYLYDLEATSVPGGGNTCIGAHCFRLVYVIMAFASVLGCGLDLLLVVRTKKVYSKIQLERTLVNS from the exons atGGTATCATTCCCTAGTAATTTTGTAGGTGAAAAATGGTTAGGATTTGTGACAGCAATATGGGTTCAAGCAATATGTGGAAACAATTATACATTTGCAAACTATTCAGATGTATTGAAGTCTCTAATGTCTTTGACACAGATGCAACTTAACAATCTCTCTGTTGTGAAAGATGTTGGTAAAGCTTTTGGTATATTATCAGGTCTTGTTTCTGATCGTTGGCCAACTTCAGTTATTCTCATGATTGGAGCTATTATGGGATTTATTGGCTATGGTGTTCAATGGCTTGTTGTTAGCCAAAGAATCACCCCTCTCCCTTATTGGCTg ATGTGTGTATTCATGTGTATGGGAGGAAACAGCACAACATGGATGAACACAGCAGTACTAGTAACTTGCATGAGAAACTTCTCAAAAAACCGTGGTCCTATTTCTGGCATTCTTAAAGGCTATGTAGGACTCAGCACAGCAATCTTCACTGACATATGCACTGCTTTATTTTCCTCAGATCCATCTAAGTTTCTTTTAATGCTCACTATTGTTCCTGCTGTCATTTGTCTCATTGCTTCTCTTTTCCTTCATGAAACAAAATCAGCTTCAACTTCTATAGAAGAAAACCAAGAGACAAGATTCTTCAATGTGTTTAACTTGATTGCAGTTACTGTAGCTGTTTATCTCTTGGCTTTTGATGTCACTGGACCTCATGAACATGTTCTTTCATTGGTTTTCTCAATTGGACTTCTTGTTCTGTTAGCTATGCCACTTCTTGTTCCTTTGTATTTGGTCATGTTTAAAACTAGTACTACTTTTGACAGAGAAAAACAGACTCATGAACCATTGTTGGAAGAAAAGGTTTTAGATGAAAATGAAGAGAGATCTAAGGTGGAGGAAGTTGAGACGAAACGAAAACCGATGATAGGCGAAGAACATACCATCGTTGAAATGGCGAAAACTTTTGATTTTTGGattctgtttgtgtcatttctTTGTGGTGTTGGAACAGGACTTTGTGTGATGAATAATATGGGACAAATGGGACTAGCACTTGGTTATAGTGATGTTTCTTTGTTCATTTCTTTCATTAGCATTTGGGGTTTCTTTGGACGCATTCTTTCTGGTTCACTCTCTGAATACTATATTAG AAAATCAGGCATGCCAAGGCTAGTTTGGAATGCTGCTGCTCAAATTTTAATGGTTTTTGGGTACATTGCATTAGCTATGGCCTTACCAGGATCACTATACATTGGTTCAATATTAGTAGGAATATGTTATGGAGTTCGTCTAACTATAACACCAGCAGCAGCTTCAGAACTATTTGGTCTCAAATACTATGGTTTATTATACAACATCCTAATTCTCAACCTTCCTATAGGTTCATTCATCTTTTCTGGTCTCATTGCTGGTTATCTTTATGATCTTGAAGCTACAAGTGTGCCAGGTGGAGGAAACACTTGTATTGGAGCTCATTGTTTCAGGCTTGTGTATGTCATTATGGCTTTTGCTTCTGTTTTGGGGTGTGGATTGGACTTGTTGCTTGTAGTTAGAACAAAAAAGGTATATTCCAAGATACAACTAGAGAGAACTCTTGTCAATTCTTAA